From Magnetovibrio sp. PR-2, a single genomic window includes:
- a CDS encoding DUF2497 domain-containing protein — protein sequence MSEDAQGQNGEEPSMEDILASIRRILSEDGEEEEAPAAEAAPEPEPEMDMAAAMEEMAAEPEPEPEPEPEMDMAAAMEEMAPEPEPEPEPEPEPEPEPAPEPEPEPIIELADPEPEPEPIPEPEPIPEPEPVPIPAPEPVVVAPPPPPPPPPPPPPPPPPPRPGGEPDISSILDLTEEMITTLPEGTDIQQSIMSMGAYNASTDVLSDLARAILSQRELQVGGSDVTLEGMVREMMRPLLKEWLDQNLPYLIERLVKKEIDRMINRAERLEE from the coding sequence ATGAGCGAAGACGCGCAAGGACAAAACGGCGAAGAGCCATCGATGGAGGACATCCTAGCCTCCATCCGCCGTATCCTGTCAGAGGATGGCGAGGAAGAGGAGGCTCCGGCTGCTGAAGCTGCACCGGAACCAGAACCAGAGATGGATATGGCCGCCGCCATGGAAGAGATGGCGGCTGAGCCGGAACCGGAACCCGAACCAGAACCCGAGATGGATATGGCTGCCGCCATGGAAGAGATGGCGCCAGAACCCGAGCCCGAGCCCGAGCCCGAACCGGAGCCAGAGCCAGAGCCCGCACCAGAACCCGAGCCCGAGCCAATTATCGAGCTGGCCGATCCGGAGCCCGAGCCGGAGCCCATTCCAGAGCCAGAGCCTATCCCAGAACCGGAACCAGTGCCTATACCGGCACCTGAGCCTGTGGTCGTCGCACCGCCACCACCGCCGCCTCCACCGCCGCCGCCGCCGCCTCCACCCCCACCGCCGCGCCCGGGTGGGGAGCCGGACATTTCTTCGATCCTGGATTTGACCGAAGAAATGATCACGACGCTGCCCGAAGGCACGGACATTCAGCAGTCCATCATGTCCATGGGGGCCTACAATGCCTCCACCGATGTGCTGTCGGACCTGGCCCGTGCGATATTGAGCCAGCGCGAACTGCAAGTTGGCGGCTCGGACGTAACGCTTGAAGGTATGGTGCGCGAAATGATGCGTCCGCTGCTCAAAGAGTGGCTGGACCAAAACCTGCCGTACTTGATTGAGCGTTTGGTCAAAAAAGAAATCGATCGCATGATCAACCGGGCGGAACGCCTCGAAGAATAA